A window from Malania oleifera isolate guangnan ecotype guangnan chromosome 7, ASM2987363v1, whole genome shotgun sequence encodes these proteins:
- the LOC131160987 gene encoding protein SIEVE ELEMENT OCCLUSION B-like — MSTNQGLYVQNSGCFSSSSSVKWEEEDAILGREVLATHAALTPSTNVIKSVDVKSILRTVKSIVYSSSSFISTEEHVSREDAYCGGCYGRLNEDVLDAIQKVTCEMCCNAPVGATTMAILKLLSNFEWEAKLAIPLAAFAVKYGEFLMVNGPHPLLPKPEYAYWHCPPANALAQSVDLLRRWALPDLLEIGSVKKMFAGLIGGVVEVTTQMVKFNELKQHYVAVQEMCSASASASVHDLPLHIYRFINGVAFCTSILSSRIQPVQVTEFQTLAVDIERRRRNFEYQLLLSHQRNGES, encoded by the exons ATGTCGACAAATCAGGGATTGTACGTCCAAAACAGTGGGTGTTTCTCCTCGTCATCGTCGGTGAAGTGGGAGGAAGAGGACGCCATTTTGGGGAGAGAGGTGTTGGCCACCCATGCAGCTCTCACCCCTTCCACTAATGTGATCAAGAGTGTTGATGTCAAGTCCATCCTCCGCACTGTCAAGTCCATCGTCTACAGCTCCTCCTCCTTCATCTCCACT GAGGAGCATGTTTCAAGGGAAGATGCCTATTGTGGTGGTTGTTATGGCCGCCTCAATGAAGATGTGTTGGATGCCATTCAAAAGGTCACTTGTGAG ATGTGTTGCAACGCTCCGGTGGGGGCAACCACCATGGCGATACTGAAGCTGCTGTCCAACTTCGAGTGGGAAGCGAAACTGGCCATCCCACTGGCAGCCTTCGCCGTCAAGTACGGCGAATTCTTGATGGTAAACGGCCCACATCCGTTGCTTCCGAAGCCGGAGTATGCCTACTGGCACTGCCCGCCAGCGAACGCACTGGCCCAATCGGTGGATCTGCTGAGGCGCTGGGCGCTGCCGGATCTGTTAGAGATAGGCTCCGTGAAAAAGATGTTCGCCGGACTGATCGGGGGCGTGGTGGAGGTGACTACCCAGATGGTGAAGTTCAACGAGCTCAAACAGCACTACGTCGCAGTGCAGGAAATGTGTAGTGCGTCGGCGTCGGCGTCTGTCCACGATCTGCCCCTCCACATTTACCGGTTCATCAACGGCGTCGCTTTCTGCACTAGCATTTTGAG CTCTAGAATACAGCCAGTGCAAGTTACAGAGTTTCAAACCTTGGCCGTCGACATTGAAAGGAGGAGAAGGAATTTTGAATATCAACTTTTACTTTCTCATCAGCGTAATGGTGAGTCTTAA
- the LOC131159179 gene encoding protein SIEVE ELEMENT OCCLUSION B-like → MLHKREGGFCVMVWLPITTVDLIKDTTFNNKRMKMIGYTVRHPLLPDAWGSNEEATLVAVDQEGKVMCPNALHTFRIWGCKALQFSGFKERELWREEKWGIRLLLDTVDSFTLNERRSDDLICLYGGVKEEWLRDFQREATKLMNQRDMIYVGKSNSTKEQISTLLTHCNTIDTWRHYKTVRHFWARLTSILHVGHQLVHVGENDVVLNEAKSLLALDGHREGWALFGTVGGSEMVAAAGESILPALKRCAERQVVETSGRSMILVALKECIGSSNNVGIMWPQAANHCCCMAMARDFDCKYSKNPMGTQCSQTMAPHTMSRCCCRHP, encoded by the exons ATGTTGCATAAAAGAGAAGGTGGGTTTTGTGTAATGGTGTGGCTTCCCATCACAACAGTGGACCTAATTAAAGACACAACATTTAATAATAAGAGAATGAAGATGATAGGGTACACAGTGCGCCACCCTTTACTGCCTGATGCTTGGGGTAGCAATGAGGAGGCCACTTTGGTGGCAGTGGACCAAGAAGGGAAGGTAATGTGCCCTAATGCCCTACACACGTTTCGAATTTGGGGCTGTAAGGCACTGCAATTCAGTGGATTTAAGGAGAGAGAGCTGTGGCGGGAAGAGAAGTGGGGCATTCGACTTTTGTTAGATACTGTTGATTCCTTCACATTGAATGAG AGAAGGAGCGATGACTTGATTTGTCTATACGGAGGTGTGAAGGAGGAATGGCTTCGAGACTTCCAAAGAGAAGCAACCAAACTCATGAACCAAAGGGATATGATCTATGTGGGAAAATCCAACTCCACCAAGGAACAAATCTCAACCCTCTTAACCCACTGCAACACCATAGACACGTGGAGGCATTACAAGACCGTCCGCCACTTCTGGGCTCGCCTCACCAGCATCCTCCATGTGGGCCACCAGCTGGTGCATGTGGGTGAGAATGACGTTGTTTTGAATGAAGCTAAGAGCCTTTTGGCCCTCGATGGCCATAGGGAGGGATGGGCCCTGTTTGGCACTGTGGGAGGGTCGGAGATGGTGGCAGCGGCCGGAGAGTCGATTCTCCCAGCGCTGAAGAGGTGTGCGGAGAGGCAGGTAGTCGAGACAAGCGGAAGGAGCATGATTCTGGTGGCGTTGAAGGAGTGTATTGGCAGTAGTAACAACGTGGGTATTATGTGGCCACAGGCGGCAAACCATTGTTGCTGTATGGCGATGGCGAGGGACTTTGATTGCAAGTACTCGAAGAACCCAATGGGCACTCAGTGCAGCCAAACAATGGCTCCACACACAATGTCCCGATGCTGCTGCAGGCACCCTTGA